The genomic segment GAGAGAGCAAAACAGACGCTCAGGGTTTGCAGCACCCTGCGGGTTCCCAGAGCCTTACACAGCCAACCACTCAGCGGGATCACCACCATCTCGGCAACCAGGTAAGCTGTGCTGATCCAGGATCCCTCATCCAGGGTCGCAGAGAGGGCCCCCTGGATCTCTTTGAGGGAGGCGTTGGTGATCTGAATATCCAGGATGGCGACAAAGGCACCGATGATCGCCCCCATCACAGCCAGCCAGTTACGCCTAAGCTCCTCCGGGCTCATTTCGTTCTGTGAAACCATTTTTAACCCCGGGTATCGACGGTCACTTCAGCCGAGAGGCCGGGTCGTAACTCAGAACGAATCCCCGCGGCATCATCGATCAGGATCTTGACCGGAACCCGCTGCACTATCTTGGTGAAATTTCCGGTCGCATTCTCTGCGGGTAGCAAAGCAAACTGAGAGCCGGTTGCCGGTGAGAGGCTATCGATATGCCCGTGCAGGGTGACACCAGACAGGGCATCTATTTTAATTTTGACCTTTTGACCCACCCGCATCTGACCAACTTGCGTCTCTTTGAAGTTTGCCACCAGCCAGATCTTATTGGTCGGTACCAGGCTTAGTAGTGGTTGCCCCACCTCGGCCAGCATCCCCTTACGCAGACTACGCTGGCCGATAATCCCATCAACCGGTGCATGGATCTCGGTAAAAGAGAGATTAAGCTTGGCCTGAGAAACGGCAGCCTCGCTCTTATCGATATTGGCAGTGGCTTCAGCCAGCTGAGTATCCAGCACCTGCAGTTTATCTTTGGCAGCATGAAGTGAAGCCTGGGCCTGCTGCAGACCTGCATTGGTCACCTTGAGATCGGATTGAGCCTGATCCAGGGTATTTTGCGAGACATAGTGCTTCTTACTCAGGCTCTGCTGGCGTACCAGCTCCTTGTAGCTCTGATCGCGCTTCGCCAGGGCCGATTTCACCTCGGCCTCCGCCTGATGGATCAAGGCCATCTGCAGCGTCTTGGTCGCTTTGAGATTGCTTAGCTGAGCCTGGGTCAGAGCCAGGTTGGCGGTTGCCTCATTGAGCTGCTCCCGATACTGGCGCGGATCGATCTGAGCCAGTAGCTGACCCGCCTTGACCTTCTGGTTATCCGTGACATCCGAGCGCATCACGGTACCCGATACCTGAGCACTGATGGTAGTGATGTTACCGTGCAGATAGGCATTGTCTGTCGATTGCATATAGCGGCCATAGCTAAACCAATAAGTCGTTGCTGCAACCACCAGCAGCACCACGATAGCCGCAATCAGTGCGATCCTGTTCTTCGATTTCATAAAAACTCCGGATAGATCGGAAGCTGAATGCACCAAGGTGGCTCTTCCCGTGAGTCGGCATCCAGAAACAGAAAAAAACAATACTCAAAAAAAGAGAGACAGTGATGACTTCTACTGAGTATAGAGAATGAAACTGCATTCTACTCCTGAGCCATTTGCTGATCATTAGCAAAATGAACAAATGTTCATTTCCTGGCAGGAAACAAAAATGCGGAGGATCCCGGGTAGCTGTTGTATTCCCCCCGCTAAAACGCTATCCTCGCTGGGTGCGACCTGCTACTGAAAGGTTGCAGGGGTTAAATGGAGGTTATTAGGATGTCGAAAGCGGGCAATGAGTGGATGCCATTTTATCGGGCCGTTCATATCTTGGAGGCCAATGCACTCAAAGAGGCGCTTGAACTTGAGCAGATCCAGGTACGGATAGAAAAAGGGGCTAATCCCGAAGAGGGAACCCTGTCACCGGAAGAGTTCATTGAGATACTGCTGCTGATCCGCGAACAGGACAAGAAAAAGGCCACCATGGTCATCGAAAGTTACCAGCAGCGTCAGGGCATCGGTTGGTATTGCTCCTGCTGTGGGGAATTTAACCGCCCACACTTCGAAGTTTGCTGGCGTTGTAAGCATGAACCCGGTGAAGCTGCCGATTAACCGATCTGGTCAGCCTAACCAGAACAGATAAAACAAGGGGAAACAGATGAGTCAATCTATTCACGGCCATGATGTCATTGCGATGATTCGGGAATCACACAGAAGCTATCCTCGTGAGGAGCTGATCGCACTGGTCGAACAGGAGTTCGGAGAGGACACCCGTTTCCACACCTGTAAATTACAGGATCTGACAGCTACTCAACTGATCGATTTTTTAATTGAACGTAAAAAGCTTCAATCCAGCCCCGCTGGCCTGTCTATCGATCCCGAGCAGATCTGTAATCACGACCATTAATTGTTAAGTGGTGAGTCAGCTCACCACCTGCTTTAAACCTGAAAAGAGCTTAGCCAAGCTCTTTTACTCTAGATTGATGAGGTAAACCAACTGTGGAGATCACATCCGCTGCGGTGATGCTGTTTCTGATCATGGATCCTCTGGGAAATCTTCCGGTATTCATGTCGATATTGCGTCATGTCGATCCCAAGCGCCGCCGTCAGGTCATGATCCGGGAGTCCCTGTTTGCTCTGGTGATCATGATGATTTTCCTGTTTGCCGGGCAAAGTATTCTTGATTTTCTGCACCTTGGGCAGGTCGCGGTCAATATCTCAGGTGGCCTGATCCTGTTCCTGATCGCCCTTAAGATGATCTTTCCGACCCCAGGAGGAGTAACCGGTGCAGTGGCAGGTGAAGAGCCTTTTCTGGTACCGATCGCTATCCCACTGCTGGCTGGCCCCTCGCTGTTAGCAACGCTGCTATTGTTAGCCCATCAACATCCGGGTCACCTCGGCCCTCTGGCACTGGCGCTGCTTTTGGCCTGGCTGGCTTGCTCCGCCATTTTGATGTTCCAGGAGTTGTTCAATCGCCTGCTTGGTGAGAAGGGCCTGACCGCCGTCGAGCGCTTGATGGGAATGTTACTGATCATGATGGCGGTTCAGATGCTGCTGGATGGCTTTTCTCAATATATCGCAACCCTGCCAGCAAGCTAATCCACTGACCATCGGGGAGCATCGCTCCCCTGCTAACTCCGTTATCCATCCCCCAATGAGAGCTGCTCCCGGAGCTTCAACAATATTCCCCTGATGATGGCTAAAAATTATGCTTGCAATCGGCTGAAACAAGCCATAAGATGAGAATGATTATCATTTACCTCCATGGCACATTTTGCGCGACTCGTCCTGAGACGCGCTTTTTTTTACCCGGTGCACCGACTCAGGACATTGTCAGCAACCAGGTCACTGCCAATATAATCCCGATAATCAGTACTAAGCGCAGCAGTGCCTTGACGTTCATTATGATATTCCCTGGCTATCTCATCTTAAGGATAGCCAAGGGGGTTAGCCCCGTAGGAGTTTCATCCCGGGTTAACAACCCGGGGTCGACTGCAGGCAAGCCTCCAGCACGCCATCCCCCAACTCGAGCTGAGAGTCCAGATCCCTCAGAGCGGTGCGAACCCCCTCCTCGATCACCGGGTGATAGAATGGCATTTGTAACATCTGGGAAACCGTCATCTGCTGCTGGTGAGCCCAGGCTAACAGGTGAGCCAGGTGCTCTGCACTCGGTCCTATCATCTCGGCTCCCAGGAAGCGTCCGGTTCCCTGCTCAGCGTAAAGGTGCAGTATCCCCTTATTACGCAACATCACCCGTGAGCGCCCCTGATCATTGAAAGAAACAGCCCCGGTAGCAAAACAGCCACAGCTTCCCAACCGCTCCGTCAGCTCCCGATAGGTTTCGCCGACCATGGCGATCTGTGGATCTGAAAAGACCACGGAGATCTTAGAGCGGCGCAACCCCGGCATAATCCTGGTCGTGCGGCCGGCATTATCTCCGGCAATCCGTCCCTGATCGGCCGCCTCATGCAGCAGTGGTAACTGATTACTGGCATCTCCGGCCACAAAGATATGGGGAACACTGGTTTGCATCGTCTTGGGATCCGCGAACGGCACTCCCCGCTCATCAAGCTCAATCTTGATATTCTCAAGCCCCAGTTTGTCCACATTGGGTCTGCGGCCGGTCGCTGCCAGCAGATAGTCGACCCACAGCTCTCTGGGCTCTCCCTGTTTATCCTGGTACTTGATATAAACCTGGTCACCTTCACGCTGAACCCACTCAACCCTGGCGTTGGCATCCAGATAGAACTCCTGGTTAAACAGCTCATCGGCACTCGCCATCACCTTAGGATCGGTCAGTGGACCAACCTGACCCCCCATGCCAAACATGGTGACCTTGACTCCCAGGCGATTGAGCGCCTGGCCCAATTCAAGGCCAATCACTCCCGGGCCAAATACTGCAACCGACTCCGGCAAATTATCCCAGTCAAACAACTGATCATTCACCACCAGGCGATCACCGAGCTGATTCCAACTCTCGGGCCAGCTTGGCCTGGATCCAGTCGCGATTACCACTCGGCGGGCTTCAACCAAGGTATGCTGATCAACCTGCAATCGATGAGAATCCAGAAAACGTGCATAGCCAGTGAGTTTATCCTCGGCGGGAATATTGTTGACCCCATCCACAACAAAGCCGACAAAACGGTCTCGCTCACTCTTAACCCGCTGCATCACCTCGGCACCATCCACCCGGATCTCACCCTGAGGATGGATCCCGAATTGAGGAGCCTTTGAGAGTTCATGGGCTGACTCTGCGGCTGCTATCAACAGCTTAGATGGCATACAGCCAACCCGGGCGCAGGTGGTTCCATAGGGACCGCCCTCAATCATGACGACGCTATCCGTATGGGATTTCGCAGCCCGATAAGCGGCCAACCCTGCGGTACCCCCACCAATCACGGCAACATCAACGCTTCGTTTTTTCATAGATCCCCCAATCGATTGCAGTGGCGGGTTTTATCCCGCCTTTATCAGTTATCCCAGATAAGTTTCGAGCTCTTCACTGCCACCAATATGCTTGCCACCAACAAACACCTGGGGCACGGTGGTCCTGCCACTAATCGCTCTGAGGCTGGTGGTGGTTGCATCCTTACCCAGCACGACCTCTTCAAACGCCAGCCCTTTGGACTTGAGCATCTCTTTGGCCTTGGCACAGAAAGGGCATCCGGGCTTAGTAAAGAGTGCGATAGACTCCTGCATCTTATGCTCAGGAGCGATGTGGTTTAGCATGGTATCTGCATCTGAAACCTTGAACGGGTCGCCCGGCTCCTGAGGCTCAATAAACATCTTCTCGACGATTCCATTTTTCACCAGCATGCTGTAGCGCCAACTGCGGGGACCAAAGCCCAGATCTTCTTTGTCTACCAGCATCCCCATCCCCTTAGTAAACTCACCATTACCATCCGGGATAAAGCGGATATTCTCTGCCTCCTGATCCTCTTTCCAGGCATTCATCACAAAGGTATCGTTTACTGACACACAGAGGATGTCATCGACACCATACTCGGCAAATACCGATGCCAGCTCGTTGTAACGAGGCAGGTGGCTTGAGGAGCAGGTTGGAGTAAATGCACCAGGCAGACTGAACAGAACGACCGTCTTATTGGCAAACAGCTCATCTGTGGTCACATCGACCCAGGCATCTCCCTGGCGGGTATGAAATATCACCTGAGGAACGGCCTGGCCTTCTTTATTATCAAACATAATCTTCTCCTTACTCTTGGTTCTTGATTGCGCTGCTTATGCTACATCTGCGTTGTTGATGGAACCATTATTGATCCCAAATTTTGATTTGAAAAATCGTTTAATGCTATTGTTCTGATAGTTATTACCTATTAACAAAGGTGCTTCCGATGAATTTCAGGGATCTTGAGTATCTGGTGGCCCTGGCAAAACACAAGCATTTTCGACACGCAGCCGAAGCCTGTCACGTCAGTCAGCCCACCCTGAGTGGTCAACTACGTAAGTTGGAGCAGGAGCTGGGGGTATCCCTGGTGGAACGTTCGAGCCGCAAAGTGCTATTTACCGAGATGGGGATGCAGCTGGTCCAACAGGCACAGCAGGTCTTGCTGGAGGCAAAAAAATTCAGTGAAATGGCCAGCGCCCAGCACGATGAGATGTCAGGCCCACTCCGAGTGGGGCTGATCCCGACCGTCGGCCCCTACCTGTTACCCAGGATCGTGATCCTGCTGCGAGAGCGCTTTCCACAGCTGGAACTATTTCTCTATGAGGCTCAAACTCACCAGCTGGTAGAGCAGCTGGCAAGCGCTGAGCTGGACTGCCTGATCCTGGCATCAGTTAAAGAGACACAGCACTTTTCCGAGCTGTCCCTATACCGGGAACCTATGCTGCTTGCCCTTCCCAGCCAACACCCTCTGGCAAAATATCCCCCTAAAAACCTGAGTGAATTGGCGGGAGAGTCTCTATTGATGCTCTCTGATGGACACTGTCTTCGCGATCAGGCTCTGGGATTTTGCTTTTCAGCCGGTGCAGGTGAAGATAGTAGCTTTCAGGCCACCAGCCTGGAGACTCTGCGCAACATGGTTGCCGCCGGGGGAGGGATGACTCTGCTTCCTGAGCTGGCGATTTCACAGCATCCCCAGCCCGGGATAGAGTATCTAAGGCTAGAGGATCCTCAGCCTTTTCGCGAGATCGTTCTCGCCTACCGTCCGGGCTCGGCATTGAAGCAGAGGTATCAGCAGCTGGCCCGGGTGATAGGGAGTCATATCCAGCCACAACTATGCTCTGCAGGAAAAGGTAAAGATGGCTGAAGCAAACAGCTAACGGCTCACAGAGAGGGAAGGCCGTTTTCTACATCCGGCATGGGTTGGAGAAGCGATTGCAATAGCCGGGGTTTGGGTGTTTAATCAACAACAGAGTTAAGGACTACAACAGGGCAGGGAACACATGGCAACCTCTGAAAATAATCCAGATCTTTCAAAAATGTCTATCAGTGACATCATCAAGCTACTGACTAACGCCTATGGCAGCGGGGATATGGAACAGGTAAAACTGGCTCAACATGAACTGGTCGAACGGGGCGCTCTTTCTCCCAATGATATTATCGGTGTGAAAAAGCCAAAGAATATTGAAAAAGATTCAGAAAAGCTCGAAAAACTACTGGCGAAAGTTGAAGCCATGCTTGAGAAGAAATAAATAAGACTCAGCCATGAAGGGAGCTCCCCTTTGTGGCTGAGTGAATCCATTATTTTTCAGTGTTCTCCCTGGTACCCTTTGTCTCGCAGGGCCACAGATGATAAATATTATCGGGCACCAGCACATGCCAACGCTCACACAGCTTATGACTCCTGGCCTCGTGACTATTATTGACCTCGTTAAATGTCACATAAGAACCGATAGGCATCATCACGCCCATCTTATCGCGAATATCATGAGTCAACTTATCAATATTCACTCCATTATGGAACATCACAAAGATAACGATCACCACAAAGAGTGCCGCAATAAAACTCACCCCGAGCACCTTAAAAAATGACATACAATCAACCTCCGCTGTTAAATTAATATCCTGTGTTCGGATGTATAGACAGATCCGAAAATCGAATAACTCACAGACTTCCTGTCCCGATGAAACAGTTTATTTCACTTAAGTTAATAAGGTTATTCGAGCATTAGATATAACTTGCACGCAACAGCGAATGACCGAGTCATCCTGCATGGTAGATATCTGCAGAGAATATACTACGCCAACAGTTCACGGTCTGCTTTAGAAAACAGAAGATGATTGCAACTTATCGTAAAATAATCGCTTCCTTTGAAGCTACAGCGAAAGCTGAACCAGCCGCTCAGCAAGCGCCTCGCTAAAAGATTGAAGTTAATTCTATTTATAGGGATAAGACCAAAATAATATCTGGCAATCGAACGGATTATTTTAACTTCAATCGCAGAGTTTCCCCCTAAGGCCACCAAATGAAACCTCCTCCCCCGATGGATTGCATCGGGTTATCAAAAGCTGCCACAATACAGCCCCTGAAAATAAAGAGTTCAGTGCCTCTATTGGGTATGTAGGTCATTCAATGCAAAAAACTAAATTAACACTTGTTACCTCGGGTATCGTCTATATTGAGTGGGTTGAGTATGCCCTGTATATGTATCTTGGTACGACCATCAGCCACTTTATCTTCCCCGAGGATCTCGGCCAATACTCTTTGCTCCTCACCTACGGGATCTTTGCCATCGCCTATCTTAGCCGGCCGGTGGGTGGTTTACTCTTTGGCCTGATGGCGGATCGTAAGGGGCGCCGAAAGCCCCTGATCTATAGCTCGCTGCTGGTCGGGCTCGCAACCATCGGAATAGGCTTGCTCCCGGGCTATGCCACCATAGGAATAGCCTCTCCAATCCTGTTACTGGTGTGCCGGCTGATTCAAAGTATCGCCGTCTCCGGTGAGTTTAATAACTCCTCCATCTTTCTGATTGAGCACGCGGCGCGGTATAAAACCCTGGCTGGCAGCTGGGTTGGTACCGCCTCCTCGGCGGGGATGTTCAGCGGTGGACTCATCGCCTACCTGCTAAGCCTTTCCAGTTACCCTCACAGCTGGCGATTTGCATTTATTCTGGTCGGAGTTGCTTCACTCATTATCATGCTGATGCGAAAATCTCTCGAAGAAACGCCTGATTATATCCACTATCGTCAGCAAGCCAGGGCCGTGCAGCCCCCCTCTTTTCGCAAGCTTGCTTATCACCACCGGGAAGGGCTACTACGAATCGCCATCATTGCCGCGTTTCTCAGCATCTATATCTATACCTGTAACGTCTATTTTGTCAGTTACATGATTGCCGGACTGGGCTACTCCATCAGCTTTGCCACCGGGCATATGATGCTGGTTCAGGGACTGGTGACTGTGTTGATCCCACTGTTTGCACTGCTTGCGGACCGGTTGGGCTACGCCAGGGTGTTACGCAGATCAATCCCGGTGATCGCCCTGATGGCGCTCATCCAGTTTTATGGAGCCAAGACTCACTCCTATCCACTGATCCTGACGGGGCTTGCTCTGTATATCCTGGCTAACGCCGCGATCTCGGCAACCATTTTCCGTTATATGTTTGAGGCGCTCCCGGTTGAGATCCGCTGCAGTGGCAGTAGCCTGGTATATAGCCTGGCAGCCGCCATCTTCGGCGGTACGGCTCCGCTATTGGCAGCAACCCTGATCGACAATGGATGGAGCATGGCTCCGGCCTGGTATGTGTTAGGATTTGCCCTCTTGAGCTACCTGTCGGTCAAGGGGCTGCTTGGTAAGCTACTGTTTACTCAGGAAAACTACCGCCCATCCTCCAGTCGCTAACCCTTTCGCTTGCGTTGATGGCGATTCGAAGCCGCCTGGGGAGGCTTTTGGGGGTCGGGACGCATCTTAATCCAGAGGTGACGAAGCGCAGCCAGAGGATGCCTGAGCAGCATCCGCGGGCCCGCGTAGCCCATGACTTGCCGGACCTCTTCACGCATCCCCTTCCTGTAGCAATGAATCGGGCACTTACCACAGGTCGGTTTTTGCTGGCCATAGGGGCAACGATCCAGCCGCTGCTGAGCGTAGTAAAGCAGGGCCTGGCAGCGGCAGCAGGGCTCCCCGCTCCAGGGCTTATGATGATCCCGACAATAGAGAGTCACCATCTGGCACAGGGTGCGGTACTCGGTGAGCAACCGCCCCCTGAGAAGCATCTTATCTGGCTGAAGCTCCACCTTACTCAAGCTATGCCCCTACTCTTAGTTGCAGATTACAGATGAAGCTCCAGCCACTCCAGCTGCTTAGCCACGACCCTGTCCAGCGCCTCTCCCCGGTAGAGATCATAGTGGCGGGCTCCGGGTTCGATATAGAGCATCTTGGGTTCATTCGCCTTGGCAAACAAAGCCTCGGATTCACTCAGGGGATTCACCCCATCAAGCTCTGCAGCCACGATCAGCAGGGGCTGCTGCATTTTCTGAAGACTCAGCTCCGGCTTGTGATTCAAGGTCTCCCATACGGTCAAAAACGGGATCTTGATGGTCAGAGCCGGGAAATCATCCTTGTGGCTCTCAAAAAACTCCAGGGATTGCTCATCACCCAACACCTTGGCGATAGGAACCATCATCTCTTTGCCGGTCTTTAATTTTTTGGCTCGCATCTTCTCCAGGGTGGCCAGGAATTTTTGTTTTTCCTCCTCGCCCATCTGACCTGTGATCACCCGCTCTCCATCGGCGAATGTAAGCTGAGCCAGCACGCATTTGATCCGCGAATCCTCTGCAGCCGCCACGATCGCATTTGCTCCGCCAAAAGAGCTTCCCCATAGCACGACCCGCTGTGGATCGACTCCGGGCTGAGCCAGTAGCCAGTCCGTTGCGGCATGGATATCCTGGACCTGCATCTCGGGGACCAGGCGTCCGGACTCCCCCTCACTCTCACCAAACCCCCGATAATCAAAGGTCAGAACCAGGTAACCCGCCTGGGAAAATTTCTCGGCATAAGCGGGTAGAAGGAGCTCCTTCACGCCACAAAAACCGTGACACAAGATAATCGCTGCCAGCGGCTGCTCCCGGTTTTGGGGCTGATACAGGTGTCCGGCGATGCGTTGCCCTTTGGATTCAAAGGTAATAGTTTGAGGCTGCATAGTGTGTCCTTGATTGCAGATTGAGCATAAAGCAGACCTGAACCATACCCAGCAGCGACAAATATCGCAATAGCCTCAGTCGAACCTACGTCATCCCAGCCTAAATCCCAGGGAGATAACCCTGAGCGCATAAAAACCACCTGAGTTGTAAGGCCACATGAAGCAAAAGCCGAGACAACAGAGCAATAAAGCACCACTCCCTCTACCATATCTCCTACAAACTCATTACAATGGCGCCCTCATTTGGGAGCCACTATCTATGTCCGTTAGCCAGACCCTACCCCTCGGCCGTTCGGGGTACTACCTTAAACTCTTTACTCTCTACTCCATTGTCTTTCTGGGATCCGCCGGTTTCTTTGTCACGATCCCAGCTTATGTAGAGCTCTTCATGGGACACTCCCAGGCATTGATCCACACCCAGATGCCTCTGGAGCAGCGTCGCGAGTTGTT from the Dongshaea marina genome contains:
- a CDS encoding glutathione peroxidase; the encoded protein is MFDNKEGQAVPQVIFHTRQGDAWVDVTTDELFANKTVVLFSLPGAFTPTCSSSHLPRYNELASVFAEYGVDDILCVSVNDTFVMNAWKEDQEAENIRFIPDGNGEFTKGMGMLVDKEDLGFGPRSWRYSMLVKNGIVEKMFIEPQEPGDPFKVSDADTMLNHIAPEHKMQESIALFTKPGCPFCAKAKEMLKSKGLAFEEVVLGKDATTTSLRAISGRTTVPQVFVGGKHIGGSEELETYLG
- the oxyR gene encoding DNA-binding transcriptional regulator OxyR, with amino-acid sequence MNFRDLEYLVALAKHKHFRHAAEACHVSQPTLSGQLRKLEQELGVSLVERSSRKVLFTEMGMQLVQQAQQVLLEAKKFSEMASAQHDEMSGPLRVGLIPTVGPYLLPRIVILLRERFPQLELFLYEAQTHQLVEQLASAELDCLILASVKETQHFSELSLYREPMLLALPSQHPLAKYPPKNLSELAGESLLMLSDGHCLRDQALGFCFSAGAGEDSSFQATSLETLRNMVAAGGGMTLLPELAISQHPQPGIEYLRLEDPQPFREIVLAYRPGSALKQRYQQLARVIGSHIQPQLCSAGKGKDG
- a CDS encoding bL32 family ribosomal protein yields the protein MSKAGNEWMPFYRAVHILEANALKEALELEQIQVRIEKGANPEEGTLSPEEFIEILLLIREQDKKKATMVIESYQQRQGIGWYCSCCGEFNRPHFEVCWRCKHEPGEAAD
- a CDS encoding MFS transporter; its protein translation is MQKTKLTLVTSGIVYIEWVEYALYMYLGTTISHFIFPEDLGQYSLLLTYGIFAIAYLSRPVGGLLFGLMADRKGRRKPLIYSSLLVGLATIGIGLLPGYATIGIASPILLLVCRLIQSIAVSGEFNNSSIFLIEHAARYKTLAGSWVGTASSAGMFSGGLIAYLLSLSSYPHSWRFAFILVGVASLIIMLMRKSLEETPDYIHYRQQARAVQPPSFRKLAYHHREGLLRIAIIAAFLSIYIYTCNVYFVSYMIAGLGYSISFATGHMMLVQGLVTVLIPLFALLADRLGYARVLRRSIPVIALMALIQFYGAKTHSYPLILTGLALYILANAAISATIFRYMFEALPVEIRCSGSSLVYSLAAAIFGGTAPLLAATLIDNGWSMAPAWYVLGFALLSYLSVKGLLGKLLFTQENYRPSSSR
- a CDS encoding HlyD family secretion protein; its protein translation is MKSKNRIALIAAIVVLLVVAATTYWFSYGRYMQSTDNAYLHGNITTISAQVSGTVMRSDVTDNQKVKAGQLLAQIDPRQYREQLNEATANLALTQAQLSNLKATKTLQMALIHQAEAEVKSALAKRDQSYKELVRQQSLSKKHYVSQNTLDQAQSDLKVTNAGLQQAQASLHAAKDKLQVLDTQLAEATANIDKSEAAVSQAKLNLSFTEIHAPVDGIIGQRSLRKGMLAEVGQPLLSLVPTNKIWLVANFKETQVGQMRVGQKVKIKIDALSGVTLHGHIDSLSPATGSQFALLPAENATGNFTKIVQRVPVKILIDDAAGIRSELRPGLSAEVTVDTRG
- a CDS encoding YhgN family NAAT transporter, giving the protein MLFLIMDPLGNLPVFMSILRHVDPKRRRQVMIRESLFALVIMMIFLFAGQSILDFLHLGQVAVNISGGLILFLIALKMIFPTPGGVTGAVAGEEPFLVPIAIPLLAGPSLLATLLLLAHQHPGHLGPLALALLLAWLACSAILMFQELFNRLLGEKGLTAVERLMGMLLIMMAVQMLLDGFSQYIATLPAS
- a CDS encoding dihydrolipoyl dehydrogenase is translated as MKKRSVDVAVIGGGTAGLAAYRAAKSHTDSVVMIEGGPYGTTCARVGCMPSKLLIAAAESAHELSKAPQFGIHPQGEIRVDGAEVMQRVKSERDRFVGFVVDGVNNIPAEDKLTGYARFLDSHRLQVDQHTLVEARRVVIATGSRPSWPESWNQLGDRLVVNDQLFDWDNLPESVAVFGPGVIGLELGQALNRLGVKVTMFGMGGQVGPLTDPKVMASADELFNQEFYLDANARVEWVQREGDQVYIKYQDKQGEPRELWVDYLLAATGRRPNVDKLGLENIKIELDERGVPFADPKTMQTSVPHIFVAGDASNQLPLLHEAADQGRIAGDNAGRTTRIMPGLRRSKISVVFSDPQIAMVGETYRELTERLGSCGCFATGAVSFNDQGRSRVMLRNKGILHLYAEQGTGRFLGAEMIGPSAEHLAHLLAWAHQQQMTVSQMLQMPFYHPVIEEGVRTALRDLDSQLELGDGVLEACLQSTPGC
- a CDS encoding nitrous oxide-stimulated promoter family protein; this encodes MELQPDKMLLRGRLLTEYRTLCQMVTLYCRDHHKPWSGEPCCRCQALLYYAQQRLDRCPYGQQKPTCGKCPIHCYRKGMREEVRQVMGYAGPRMLLRHPLAALRHLWIKMRPDPQKPPQAASNRHQRKRKG
- the uilS gene encoding UilS family quorum-quenching N-acyl-homoserine lactonase gives rise to the protein MQPQTITFESKGQRIAGHLYQPQNREQPLAAIILCHGFCGVKELLLPAYAEKFSQAGYLVLTFDYRGFGESEGESGRLVPEMQVQDIHAATDWLLAQPGVDPQRVVLWGSSFGGANAIVAAAEDSRIKCVLAQLTFADGERVITGQMGEEEKQKFLATLEKMRAKKLKTGKEMMVPIAKVLGDEQSLEFFESHKDDFPALTIKIPFLTVWETLNHKPELSLQKMQQPLLIVAAELDGVNPLSESEALFAKANEPKMLYIEPGARHYDLYRGEALDRVVAKQLEWLELHL
- a CDS encoding YecH family metal-binding protein, with the protein product MSQSIHGHDVIAMIRESHRSYPREELIALVEQEFGEDTRFHTCKLQDLTATQLIDFLIERKKLQSSPAGLSIDPEQICNHDH